From the Plodia interpunctella isolate USDA-ARS_2022_Savannah chromosome 5, ilPloInte3.2, whole genome shotgun sequence genome, one window contains:
- the LOC128669830 gene encoding bromodomain-containing protein 3-like isoform X2 has protein sequence MQQAVDPLATTSTPTVEPVNGAPAEETPRRQGRMTNQLQFLQKNVMKAVWKHKLAWPFHQPVDAKKLNLPDYHKIIKKPMDLGTIKKRLESNYYYSAQECIQDFNTMFTNCYVYNKPGEDVVIMAQTLEKLFLNRIAQMDKEEKEIELPSKAGKGGGAKKRASGAPTIPSGAAPATGTPARPPVKAAAGMLPAMFPAAPAAPAAPAAPAAPPRTTTPPATHTGLPQQVTTQPSSFHVTQPTTPVTTIPTVALSQTQPAKVKKGVKRKADTTTPMGSSFEGGYTTPTIDQQSGPKPAKISTRRESGRQKKTSRTGDDSFKGGLSPGVGGAGASHHSVMTPQLAKNKEKLSDALKSCNEILKELFSKKHSGYAWPFYKPVDAELLGLHDYFDIIKKPMDLGTVKQKMDNRAYKTAAEFAADVRLIFTNCYKYNPPDHDVVAMARKLQDVFEMRYAKIPDEPVHVGVPHIDKGSSASSSESGSESDSESDDSEEERNNKVKLLEKELLALQEKMRKLVEESNTKKKAKKKMKEKTKKQVTNSTIPKPNAVAAYGGKTNNIADNLATPPARGKAGRSRTTPTVGAGAGAGAGGAAGAGRAAGPGRAGPGKKKGAAPAPAPAPHIPPHHDSEDEDVAKPMSYDEKRQLSLDINKLPGDKLGKVVHIIQSREPSLRDSNPDEIEIDFETLKPSTLRELENYVASCLRKKTHRKMSGKSKDEQMAEKKQELEKRLQDVSGQLGTNKKQQQKKDGKDGLGGGMSSSSSSSDSSNSSSSTDTSSSDSSDSEAGTGSGRTPKKKTKKQPAHPPQIKPIPTAATAPVAAAAAGEGAPSAGDAKPEAAPTPAPAPKPEAPALAAPPPAAAEDVPDSSLAPVARENDEQKTVPELEPRNGLDKVDTSQYIDPIERSLASLERSLNADVPMDVSVGVSESSMRLEEDFSLPKTQMIPDAAHQNLMAQLGGLTDISHVSHDSIKNDMYVPPPHNGFVEKHMHHEREMLRSDVNTTMPGLTPVVPVSSIFDPVPSAPQSVISQSLHTVPCTPTLMTPAVKKEDIKPLLTPKPIEDLMGVPNIGQNNISDRVKYDMEKKMEDAKNSNFAQAFKLKQEQNLKNASSWSSLAQAGSPQSIPNMNTNNQMKQKPVMDSFQAFKKQAREKIDRQRALIEQQELRKKEQAERERQRQETERRHPEDDKMRMVVGAGARKAESAEVASPSVSPVARASPPAAAAAAAAAAPDKPAASERERLRQREQERRRREAMAGQIDMNLQSDLMAAFEESL, from the exons ATGCAACAGGCAGTAGATCCTCTTGCAACCACCAGCAcg CCTACTGTGGAGCCCGTCAATGGCGCGCCTGCGGAGGAAACACCACGGCGGCAGGGGCGCATGACTAATCAGCTACAGTTTCTCCAAAAAAATGTCATGAAGGCAGTCTGGAAGCATAAATTAGCATGGCCTTTTCACCAACCTGTGGATGCCAAAAAGTTAAATCTCCCa gACTACCACAAAATAATCAAGAAGCCTATGGATCTGGGGACTATTAAAAAACGTCTCGAGTCTAACTACTACTATTCAGCACAGGAATGTATCCAGGACTTCAATACAATGTTCACAAACTGCTATGTGTATAATAAACCTGGCGAAGATGTGGTTATTATGGCACAGACTTTGGAAAAGCTGTTTCTCAATAGG ATAGCTCAGATGGATAAAGAGGAGAAGGAGATCGAGCTGCCATCGAAAGCCGGTAAGGGCGGTGGTGCCAAGAAGCGCGCGAGCGGGGCGCCGACGATTCCGAGCGGCGCGGCGCCGGCCACCGGCACGCCCGCGCGGCCGCCCGTTAAGGCGGCGGCCGGCATGCTGCCCGCCATGTTCCCCGCCGCAcccgccgcgcccgccgcacccgccgcgcccgccgcgccgccgcgcaCCACCACCCCGCCCGCCACGCACACCGGCCTCCCGCAGCAG GTGACAACACAACCATCTAGTTTCCATGTGACACAGCCTACTACGCCCGTTACCACCATTCCGACGGTCGCCTTATCGCAAACTCAACCCGCTAAG GTGAAAAAGGGCGTTAAAAGAAAAGCTGATACGACCACACCAATGGGAAGCTCCTTTGAAGGCGGCTATACGACACCTACAATCGACCAACAAAGTGGTCCTAAACCAGCAAAGATTTCGACGAGGCGAGAGAGTGGTCGGCAGAAAAAG aCCAGTAGAACGGGAGATGATAGCTTTAAAGGTGGATTGTCACCTGGTGTGGGCGGAGCAGGCGCGTCACATCATTCTGTTATGACCCCTCAGTTAGCAAAGAACAAAGAGAAGCTGTCGGATGCATTGAAGAGCTGTAATGAAATATTGAAGGAATTATTCTCTAAAAAACATTCG GGATATGCTTGGCCATTTTATAAGCCGGTAGATGCGGAATTACTTGGACTTCATGACTATTtcgatattataaaaaaaccaaTGGATCTCGGAACGGTAAAGCAAAAAATGGATAACAGAGCATACAAAACGGCAGCAGAGTTTGCTGCTGACGTACGCTTAATATTCACAAATTGCTACAAATATAACCCACCAGACCATGACGTAGTAGCTATGGCAAGGAAACTACAGGATGTGTTTGAAATGAG GTATGCCAAAATTCCGGACGAACCGGTGCATGTCGGTGTGCCGCATATAGATAAAGGCAGCTCGGCGTCGAGTTCGGAATCTGGCTCTGAATCTGATTCGGAATCGGATGATTCGGAAGAAGAAaggaataataaagttaaacttCTTGAGAAGGAACTCCTAGCATTACAAGAAAAGATGAGAAAACTCGTCGAAGAATCTAATACAAAGAAGAAAgcgaaaaagaaaatgaaagagAAAACAAAGAAGCAAGTCACTAACAGCACAATACCCAAGCCTAATGCTGTGGCTGCTTATGGAGGAAAGACGAATAATATCGCCGATAACTTGG CAACCCCTCCCGCCCGCGGCAAAGCAGGCCGGTCGCGGACTACGCCGACGgtgggcgcgggcgcgggtgCGGGTGCGGGGGGCGCGGCGGGCGCCGGGCGCGCGGCGGGCCCGGGCCGCGCGGGCCCCGGCAAGAAGAAGGGCGCCGCGCCCGCTCCCGCCCCCGCACCCCACATCCCGCCGCACCACGACTCCGAGGACGAGGATGTCGCTAAACCCATGTCTTATGATGAAAAGCGACAACTCTCGCTCGATATTAATAAACTGCCTG GAGACAAACTCGGCAAGGTAGTCCATATAATCCAGAGTAGGGAACCGTCACTACGTGATTCCAATCCAGACGAAATTGAGATTGACTTTGAAACATTAAAACCATCGACATTAAGAGAATTAGAAAATTATGTTGCATCGTGCCTACGAAAAAAGACAC ACCGTAAAATGTCAGGTAAATCTAAGGATGAACAAATGGCGGAGAAAAAACAAGAGTTAGAAAAACGACTACAGGATGTCTCTGGGCAATTAGGAACGAACAAAAAGCAACAACAGAAAAAAg ATGGAAAAGATGGTCTTGGTGGAGGCATGTCGTCGTCATCGAGTTCCTCAGACTCATCCAACTCCTCATCCAGTACCGACACCAGCTCATCCGACAGCAGTGACAGTGAAGCAG GCACAGGATCGGGAAGGACACCTAAAAAGAAAACCAAGAAACAGCCAGCGCACCCACCACAAATa AAACCTATACCGACCGCAGCAACCGCGCCAGTTGCCGCGGCGGCGGCCGGCGAGGGGGCGCCGAGTGCGGGCGATGCGAAGCCCGAGGCGGCGCCgacgcccgcgcccgcgcctaAGCCCGAGGCGCCCGCGctcgccgcgccgccgcccgccgccgccgagGACGTGCCGGACTCCTCCCTGGCTCCCGTCGCGCGCGAGAATGACGAACAGAAGACGGTCCCCGAACTGGAACCCCGAAACGGACTGGACAAAGTTGATACTTCTCAATATATAGATCCTATAGAACGTTCTCTCGCCAGCTTAGAGAGAAGCCTGAACGCCGACGTCCCGATGGATGTGAGCGTTGGAGTGTCAGAATCTTCAATGCGCCTAGAGGAAGATTTTTCTTTACCGAAGACTCAAATGATACCAGACGCTGCACATCAAAATCTTATGGCACAGCTGGGCGGTTTGACAGATATTTCTCACGTTTCCCATGATTCGATAAAGAACGATATGTACGTTCCTCCTCCTCACAATGGATTTGTAGAAAAACATATGCATCACGAACGAGAAATGCTGCGATCTGATGTCAATACCACAATGCCCGGTTTGACACCTGTCGTACCCGTTTCGTCAATTTTTGACCCTGTGCCCTCTGCTCCTCAAAGCGTTATTTCTCAATCGCTTCACACGGTACCCTGCACACCAACACTAATGACGCCTGCAGTAAAGAAAGAAGACATTAAACCATTATTAACCCCTAAACCTATTGAAGATCTCATGGGGGTGCCGAATATTGGTCAGAATAACATATCTGATAGAGTTAAATATGACATGGAGAAGAAAATGGAAGATGCCAAAAATTCCAATTTCGCCCAAGCTTTCAAATTGAAACAAgaacaaaatttgaaaaatgctAGTTCCTGGTCATCATTAGCACAAGCCGGAAGTCCACAGAGTATACCTAACATGAATACAAATAACCAAATGAAACAGAAGCCTGTTATGGATAGCTTCCAA GCATTCAAGAAACAAGCTAGAGAGAAAATTGATCGTCAGAGAGCACTGATTGAGCAGCAAGaattaagaaagaaagagcAAGCGGAACGAGAGAGACAGCGGCAAGAGACGGAAAGGCGACATCCTGAGGACGATAAAATGAG GATGGTAGTGGGGGCGGGGGCGCGCAAGGCGGAGAGCGCGGAGGTGGCGTCGCCGAGCGTGTCGCCGGTGGCGCGCGCGtcgccgcccgccgccgcggccgccgccgccgccgccgcgcccgACAAGCCCGCCGCCAGCGAGCGCGAGCGTCTGCGCCAGCGGGAGCAGGAGCGCCGCCGCCGGGAAGCG ATGGCCGGACAGATAGATATGAACCTGCAGAGTGATTTGATGGCCGCGTTTGAAGAGTCGTTGTAA
- the LOC128669830 gene encoding bromodomain-containing protein 3-like isoform X1, translated as MPLSKKLDEPLVTVEIADSSTMQQAVDPLATTSTPTVEPVNGAPAEETPRRQGRMTNQLQFLQKNVMKAVWKHKLAWPFHQPVDAKKLNLPDYHKIIKKPMDLGTIKKRLESNYYYSAQECIQDFNTMFTNCYVYNKPGEDVVIMAQTLEKLFLNRIAQMDKEEKEIELPSKAGKGGGAKKRASGAPTIPSGAAPATGTPARPPVKAAAGMLPAMFPAAPAAPAAPAAPAAPPRTTTPPATHTGLPQQVTTQPSSFHVTQPTTPVTTIPTVALSQTQPAKVKKGVKRKADTTTPMGSSFEGGYTTPTIDQQSGPKPAKISTRRESGRQKKTSRTGDDSFKGGLSPGVGGAGASHHSVMTPQLAKNKEKLSDALKSCNEILKELFSKKHSGYAWPFYKPVDAELLGLHDYFDIIKKPMDLGTVKQKMDNRAYKTAAEFAADVRLIFTNCYKYNPPDHDVVAMARKLQDVFEMRYAKIPDEPVHVGVPHIDKGSSASSSESGSESDSESDDSEEERNNKVKLLEKELLALQEKMRKLVEESNTKKKAKKKMKEKTKKQVTNSTIPKPNAVAAYGGKTNNIADNLATPPARGKAGRSRTTPTVGAGAGAGAGGAAGAGRAAGPGRAGPGKKKGAAPAPAPAPHIPPHHDSEDEDVAKPMSYDEKRQLSLDINKLPGDKLGKVVHIIQSREPSLRDSNPDEIEIDFETLKPSTLRELENYVASCLRKKTHRKMSGKSKDEQMAEKKQELEKRLQDVSGQLGTNKKQQQKKDGKDGLGGGMSSSSSSSDSSNSSSSTDTSSSDSSDSEAGTGSGRTPKKKTKKQPAHPPQIKPIPTAATAPVAAAAAGEGAPSAGDAKPEAAPTPAPAPKPEAPALAAPPPAAAEDVPDSSLAPVARENDEQKTVPELEPRNGLDKVDTSQYIDPIERSLASLERSLNADVPMDVSVGVSESSMRLEEDFSLPKTQMIPDAAHQNLMAQLGGLTDISHVSHDSIKNDMYVPPPHNGFVEKHMHHEREMLRSDVNTTMPGLTPVVPVSSIFDPVPSAPQSVISQSLHTVPCTPTLMTPAVKKEDIKPLLTPKPIEDLMGVPNIGQNNISDRVKYDMEKKMEDAKNSNFAQAFKLKQEQNLKNASSWSSLAQAGSPQSIPNMNTNNQMKQKPVMDSFQAFKKQAREKIDRQRALIEQQELRKKEQAERERQRQETERRHPEDDKMRMVVGAGARKAESAEVASPSVSPVARASPPAAAAAAAAAAPDKPAASERERLRQREQERRRREAMAGQIDMNLQSDLMAAFEESL; from the exons ATGCCTCTTAGTAAGAAATTGGATGAACCTCTTGTTACAGTTGAG ATTGCTGACTCCAGCACGATGCAACAGGCAGTAGATCCTCTTGCAACCACCAGCAcg CCTACTGTGGAGCCCGTCAATGGCGCGCCTGCGGAGGAAACACCACGGCGGCAGGGGCGCATGACTAATCAGCTACAGTTTCTCCAAAAAAATGTCATGAAGGCAGTCTGGAAGCATAAATTAGCATGGCCTTTTCACCAACCTGTGGATGCCAAAAAGTTAAATCTCCCa gACTACCACAAAATAATCAAGAAGCCTATGGATCTGGGGACTATTAAAAAACGTCTCGAGTCTAACTACTACTATTCAGCACAGGAATGTATCCAGGACTTCAATACAATGTTCACAAACTGCTATGTGTATAATAAACCTGGCGAAGATGTGGTTATTATGGCACAGACTTTGGAAAAGCTGTTTCTCAATAGG ATAGCTCAGATGGATAAAGAGGAGAAGGAGATCGAGCTGCCATCGAAAGCCGGTAAGGGCGGTGGTGCCAAGAAGCGCGCGAGCGGGGCGCCGACGATTCCGAGCGGCGCGGCGCCGGCCACCGGCACGCCCGCGCGGCCGCCCGTTAAGGCGGCGGCCGGCATGCTGCCCGCCATGTTCCCCGCCGCAcccgccgcgcccgccgcacccgccgcgcccgccgcgccgccgcgcaCCACCACCCCGCCCGCCACGCACACCGGCCTCCCGCAGCAG GTGACAACACAACCATCTAGTTTCCATGTGACACAGCCTACTACGCCCGTTACCACCATTCCGACGGTCGCCTTATCGCAAACTCAACCCGCTAAG GTGAAAAAGGGCGTTAAAAGAAAAGCTGATACGACCACACCAATGGGAAGCTCCTTTGAAGGCGGCTATACGACACCTACAATCGACCAACAAAGTGGTCCTAAACCAGCAAAGATTTCGACGAGGCGAGAGAGTGGTCGGCAGAAAAAG aCCAGTAGAACGGGAGATGATAGCTTTAAAGGTGGATTGTCACCTGGTGTGGGCGGAGCAGGCGCGTCACATCATTCTGTTATGACCCCTCAGTTAGCAAAGAACAAAGAGAAGCTGTCGGATGCATTGAAGAGCTGTAATGAAATATTGAAGGAATTATTCTCTAAAAAACATTCG GGATATGCTTGGCCATTTTATAAGCCGGTAGATGCGGAATTACTTGGACTTCATGACTATTtcgatattataaaaaaaccaaTGGATCTCGGAACGGTAAAGCAAAAAATGGATAACAGAGCATACAAAACGGCAGCAGAGTTTGCTGCTGACGTACGCTTAATATTCACAAATTGCTACAAATATAACCCACCAGACCATGACGTAGTAGCTATGGCAAGGAAACTACAGGATGTGTTTGAAATGAG GTATGCCAAAATTCCGGACGAACCGGTGCATGTCGGTGTGCCGCATATAGATAAAGGCAGCTCGGCGTCGAGTTCGGAATCTGGCTCTGAATCTGATTCGGAATCGGATGATTCGGAAGAAGAAaggaataataaagttaaacttCTTGAGAAGGAACTCCTAGCATTACAAGAAAAGATGAGAAAACTCGTCGAAGAATCTAATACAAAGAAGAAAgcgaaaaagaaaatgaaagagAAAACAAAGAAGCAAGTCACTAACAGCACAATACCCAAGCCTAATGCTGTGGCTGCTTATGGAGGAAAGACGAATAATATCGCCGATAACTTGG CAACCCCTCCCGCCCGCGGCAAAGCAGGCCGGTCGCGGACTACGCCGACGgtgggcgcgggcgcgggtgCGGGTGCGGGGGGCGCGGCGGGCGCCGGGCGCGCGGCGGGCCCGGGCCGCGCGGGCCCCGGCAAGAAGAAGGGCGCCGCGCCCGCTCCCGCCCCCGCACCCCACATCCCGCCGCACCACGACTCCGAGGACGAGGATGTCGCTAAACCCATGTCTTATGATGAAAAGCGACAACTCTCGCTCGATATTAATAAACTGCCTG GAGACAAACTCGGCAAGGTAGTCCATATAATCCAGAGTAGGGAACCGTCACTACGTGATTCCAATCCAGACGAAATTGAGATTGACTTTGAAACATTAAAACCATCGACATTAAGAGAATTAGAAAATTATGTTGCATCGTGCCTACGAAAAAAGACAC ACCGTAAAATGTCAGGTAAATCTAAGGATGAACAAATGGCGGAGAAAAAACAAGAGTTAGAAAAACGACTACAGGATGTCTCTGGGCAATTAGGAACGAACAAAAAGCAACAACAGAAAAAAg ATGGAAAAGATGGTCTTGGTGGAGGCATGTCGTCGTCATCGAGTTCCTCAGACTCATCCAACTCCTCATCCAGTACCGACACCAGCTCATCCGACAGCAGTGACAGTGAAGCAG GCACAGGATCGGGAAGGACACCTAAAAAGAAAACCAAGAAACAGCCAGCGCACCCACCACAAATa AAACCTATACCGACCGCAGCAACCGCGCCAGTTGCCGCGGCGGCGGCCGGCGAGGGGGCGCCGAGTGCGGGCGATGCGAAGCCCGAGGCGGCGCCgacgcccgcgcccgcgcctaAGCCCGAGGCGCCCGCGctcgccgcgccgccgcccgccgccgccgagGACGTGCCGGACTCCTCCCTGGCTCCCGTCGCGCGCGAGAATGACGAACAGAAGACGGTCCCCGAACTGGAACCCCGAAACGGACTGGACAAAGTTGATACTTCTCAATATATAGATCCTATAGAACGTTCTCTCGCCAGCTTAGAGAGAAGCCTGAACGCCGACGTCCCGATGGATGTGAGCGTTGGAGTGTCAGAATCTTCAATGCGCCTAGAGGAAGATTTTTCTTTACCGAAGACTCAAATGATACCAGACGCTGCACATCAAAATCTTATGGCACAGCTGGGCGGTTTGACAGATATTTCTCACGTTTCCCATGATTCGATAAAGAACGATATGTACGTTCCTCCTCCTCACAATGGATTTGTAGAAAAACATATGCATCACGAACGAGAAATGCTGCGATCTGATGTCAATACCACAATGCCCGGTTTGACACCTGTCGTACCCGTTTCGTCAATTTTTGACCCTGTGCCCTCTGCTCCTCAAAGCGTTATTTCTCAATCGCTTCACACGGTACCCTGCACACCAACACTAATGACGCCTGCAGTAAAGAAAGAAGACATTAAACCATTATTAACCCCTAAACCTATTGAAGATCTCATGGGGGTGCCGAATATTGGTCAGAATAACATATCTGATAGAGTTAAATATGACATGGAGAAGAAAATGGAAGATGCCAAAAATTCCAATTTCGCCCAAGCTTTCAAATTGAAACAAgaacaaaatttgaaaaatgctAGTTCCTGGTCATCATTAGCACAAGCCGGAAGTCCACAGAGTATACCTAACATGAATACAAATAACCAAATGAAACAGAAGCCTGTTATGGATAGCTTCCAA GCATTCAAGAAACAAGCTAGAGAGAAAATTGATCGTCAGAGAGCACTGATTGAGCAGCAAGaattaagaaagaaagagcAAGCGGAACGAGAGAGACAGCGGCAAGAGACGGAAAGGCGACATCCTGAGGACGATAAAATGAG GATGGTAGTGGGGGCGGGGGCGCGCAAGGCGGAGAGCGCGGAGGTGGCGTCGCCGAGCGTGTCGCCGGTGGCGCGCGCGtcgccgcccgccgccgcggccgccgccgccgccgccgcgcccgACAAGCCCGCCGCCAGCGAGCGCGAGCGTCTGCGCCAGCGGGAGCAGGAGCGCCGCCGCCGGGAAGCG ATGGCCGGACAGATAGATATGAACCTGCAGAGTGATTTGATGGCCGCGTTTGAAGAGTCGTTGTAA